The Deinococcus aquaedulcis genome window below encodes:
- a CDS encoding SDR family NAD(P)-dependent oxidoreductase — MDPDLTPLDWQTAQRVLKAVLRNPALADDQPAFRTLVAGVNRLGRKHARQAEEAARRPPPKPDAGQRCYMCRQPFGLADAGNPALCAPCGQLNHRKRHARADLSGRVALLTGGRVNIGHAAALRLLRSGAQVIVTTRFPQDAARRFAQEPDAAEWQGRLTLYGLDLRDLRAVQAFIEELSRTQPHLDLLINNAAQTIARPPGFYAALLQGERQALPGSRLALKIAWPAPSLPDSSGAPSLFTPPEPLDRHGQALDLRPHNSWTARLDEVEARELLEVQLVNTTAPYLLCSGLLPLLRRSPFERRFVVNVSAVEGQFSRADKSDRHPHTNMAKAALNMLTRTSGPRLAREGIYMTSVDPGWVSHQEPHPQQERMAAQGFRLPLDLDDAAARLCDPMFSGLNEPGRPLAGVFLKDYRVQPW; from the coding sequence ATGGACCCCGATCTGACCCCCCTTGACTGGCAAACAGCGCAGCGCGTGTTGAAAGCGGTGCTGCGTAACCCAGCCCTGGCCGATGATCAGCCCGCCTTCCGCACGCTGGTGGCCGGCGTGAATCGCCTGGGGCGCAAGCACGCCCGGCAGGCAGAAGAGGCCGCCCGGCGCCCACCGCCAAAACCAGACGCGGGGCAGCGCTGCTACATGTGCCGGCAACCCTTCGGGCTGGCCGACGCGGGGAATCCGGCCCTGTGCGCTCCATGCGGTCAGCTGAACCACCGCAAGCGCCATGCGCGCGCCGACCTGAGCGGCCGTGTGGCCCTGCTGACCGGTGGCCGGGTGAACATTGGGCACGCGGCGGCCCTGCGGCTGCTGCGCAGTGGGGCCCAGGTGATCGTGACCACCCGATTTCCACAGGACGCGGCGCGGCGATTTGCCCAGGAGCCAGACGCCGCCGAGTGGCAGGGCCGGCTGACCCTGTACGGCCTGGACCTGCGGGATCTGCGCGCTGTACAGGCGTTTATAGAGGAACTGAGCCGCACCCAGCCCCATCTGGACCTGCTGATCAACAACGCCGCGCAGACCATTGCGCGGCCACCCGGCTTCTATGCCGCGCTGCTGCAGGGGGAGCGGCAGGCCCTGCCCGGCTCCCGGCTGGCCCTGAAGATCGCGTGGCCTGCGCCCAGCTTGCCGGACAGCTCTGGTGCCCCTTCACTGTTCACCCCACCCGAGCCCCTGGACCGCCACGGTCAAGCCCTGGACCTGCGCCCCCACAATAGCTGGACAGCCCGGCTGGACGAGGTCGAGGCCCGCGAGCTGCTGGAGGTGCAGCTGGTGAACACCACGGCGCCCTACCTGCTGTGCAGCGGCCTACTGCCCCTGCTGCGGCGCTCGCCATTCGAGCGGCGGTTTGTTGTGAACGTGAGCGCTGTGGAGGGCCAGTTTTCACGGGCCGACAAGAGTGACCGCCACCCCCACACCAACATGGCCAAGGCGGCGCTGAACATGTTGACCCGCACCAGCGGGCCACGGCTGGCACGCGAGGGCATTTACATGACCAGCGTGGACCCCGGCTGGGTGTCGCACCAGGAGCCGCATCCCCAGCAAGAGCGCATGGCGGCTCAGGGCTTCCGGCTACCCCTGGACCTGGACGACGCGGCGGCCCGGCTGTGCGATCCCATGTTCAGCGGTCTGAATGAGCCTGGGCGGCCCCTGGCCGGCGTGTTCCTGAAAGACTACCGGGTGCAGCCCTGGTGA
- a CDS encoding LptF/LptG family permease — protein sequence MPLLLIRLVLAEVTRWYVAGVALFMSLQMVDALSSTVAKLIQYRPPLDKAALAFFSIGPGILNKSLVLAVPFAILLAFSRMQRDSELKAISAGGVAPLRLVWPLALPFVLVAALAYVNGDRIVPSNLARWDATWFNIYNMPLPPQTQKKYTYAPPGALYYAGSVISTGDGTTAQLQGVMVQRDGAVLTASSGTWDSKAQTWTLLNPWRAVPGQNPQPLNKPVTVPQTDALRPPPAKAEQTTTPELRARAADPQMLPADQREAAFQIVRRMADPLTAVVFALAAGALGLLLRNRAAAFAAVLVFLVSFYVLWTTVPGLARAGALSPALAAWLPNVVFVLLAAALAWRLR from the coding sequence ATGTCGCTGCAGATGGTGGACGCCCTGAGCAGCACCGTGGCCAAGCTGATCCAGTACCGCCCACCCCTGGATAAAGCTGCCCTGGCCTTTTTCAGCATCGGCCCGGGGATTCTGAACAAGAGTCTGGTGCTGGCGGTGCCGTTTGCCATTCTGCTGGCCTTTTCGCGGATGCAGCGCGACAGCGAACTCAAGGCGATCAGCGCCGGGGGGGTGGCGCCGCTGCGGCTGGTGTGGCCGCTGGCCCTGCCCTTTGTCCTGGTGGCGGCGCTGGCGTACGTGAACGGCGACCGCATCGTGCCGTCCAATCTGGCCCGCTGGGACGCCACCTGGTTCAACATCTACAACATGCCGCTGCCCCCGCAGACGCAGAAAAAGTACACCTATGCCCCCCCCGGCGCCCTGTACTACGCGGGCAGCGTGATCAGCACGGGCGACGGCACCACCGCGCAGCTGCAGGGCGTGATGGTGCAGCGGGACGGCGCGGTGCTGACGGCCAGCAGCGGCACCTGGGACAGCAAGGCCCAGACCTGGACCCTGCTGAACCCCTGGCGCGCTGTCCCCGGCCAGAACCCCCAACCGCTGAACAAACCCGTCACCGTGCCCCAGACCGACGCCCTGCGCCCCCCACCCGCCAAGGCCGAGCAGACCACCACCCCCGAACTGCGCGCGCGCGCCGCCGATCCCCAGATGCTGCCCGCTGATCAGCGCGAGGCGGCCTTCCAGATTGTCCGCCGCATGGCCGACCCGCTGACGGCTGTGGTGTTCGCCTTGGCAGCCGGGGCCCTGGGGCTGCTGCTGCGCAACCGCGCGGCGGCCTTTGCGGCGGTGCTGGTGTTTCTGGTGAGCTTCTACGTGCTGTGGACTACCGTGCCGGGGCTGGCGCGGGCCGGGGCGCTGTCGCCTGCCCTGGCGGCGTGGCTGCCCAATGTGGTCTTTGTGCTGCTGGCCGCCGCCCTGGCCTGGAGGCTGCGGTGA
- a CDS encoding LptF/LptG family permease, which produces MKTFERYVLSEILPFLAGGVAAVITLLLLAGLEGVIAPLLAKGADPLLVARLLALNVPEATATALPIALMFAVLLGLSRLAADSEIKSAVASGIPASRLFRPVLGLGAAVALLAFALGEGLVPRAQVEARAVQRQIVLDNPRVLGLGQNVVLRDTLNRAISVGQVRPGGELRDLRIVTMVENTLPSEVITAEAGRLRPGTNVLELRQGQRMTYQNGDPRPSTILSFERGELPLQDTGTDLGGQGQGSLARYDTLPVLWARVQTYRQQNISAPADFTALHQKFAGPLAALALAFFAVTLAVYSFRSGRDLGLVWALLLTFAYYATFSVFRVMGENGAVPGAVAAYAPDLIAVLAGLGLLWFMARR; this is translated from the coding sequence GTGAAGACCTTTGAACGGTACGTGCTCTCGGAAATTCTGCCGTTCCTGGCCGGGGGGGTAGCGGCTGTGATCACGCTGCTGCTGCTGGCCGGCCTGGAAGGGGTGATTGCCCCGCTGCTGGCCAAGGGCGCCGATCCGCTGCTGGTGGCCCGCCTGCTGGCCCTGAATGTCCCCGAGGCCACCGCCACCGCCCTGCCCATCGCCCTGATGTTCGCCGTGCTGCTGGGCCTGTCGCGGCTGGCGGCCGACAGCGAGATCAAGAGCGCGGTGGCCTCGGGCATTCCGGCGTCGCGGCTGTTCCGGCCCGTGCTGGGCCTGGGGGCCGCCGTGGCGCTGCTGGCCTTTGCGCTGGGCGAGGGCCTGGTGCCGCGCGCCCAGGTGGAAGCGCGCGCCGTGCAGCGCCAGATCGTGCTGGATAACCCCCGGGTGCTGGGCCTGGGCCAGAACGTGGTGCTGCGCGACACCCTGAACCGCGCGATCAGCGTGGGCCAGGTGCGCCCGGGCGGCGAACTGCGCGACCTGCGGATCGTGACCATGGTGGAAAACACCCTGCCCAGTGAGGTGATCACAGCCGAGGCAGGGCGGCTGCGCCCAGGCACCAACGTGCTGGAGCTGCGTCAGGGCCAGCGCATGACCTACCAGAACGGCGACCCCCGGCCCTCCACCATCCTGAGTTTCGAGCGCGGCGAACTGCCCCTGCAGGACACTGGCACCGACCTGGGCGGCCAGGGCCAGGGATCGCTGGCCCGTTACGACACCCTGCCGGTGCTGTGGGCCCGGGTGCAGACCTACCGCCAGCAGAACATCAGCGCGCCGGCCGATTTCACCGCCCTGCACCAGAAGTTTGCCGGGCCACTGGCGGCGCTGGCCCTGGCCTTTTTTGCTGTGACCCTGGCGGTGTACTCCTTCCGCAGCGGGCGTGACCTGGGGCTGGTGTGGGCGCTGCTGCTCACCTTTGCCTACTACGCCACCTTCAGCGTGTTCCGCGTGATGGGCGAGAACGGCGCGGTGCCCGGTGCCGTGGCCGCCTACGCACCGGACCTGATCGCGGTGCTGGCGGGGCTGGGCCTGCTGTGGTTCATGGCGCGGCGCTGA
- a CDS encoding acetate kinase, which produces MWTLVLNCGSSSVKFALLNLDDDRVGLSGLAERLGSAGASARLDVGGERRTAELGGGSYAEAFAVLAGALDDLGVRAQVGAVGHRVVHGGERFHAPVRLTDEVLGEIRACVPLAPLHNPANIAGIEAAQAAFPDAAHVAVFDTAFHQTMPEVAYRYPVPGDWYRQHGVRRYGFHGTSHAYVAARAAEVLGRPLAELNLVTAHLGNGCSVCAVAGGRSVDTSMGLTPLEGLVMGTRSGDVDPGLHDYIARQAGLSLSEVTSALNKESGLLGLSGLSNDMRELEEAAGRGHAGARLALDVFVYRLAKQMAGMAVALGRVDALVFTGGIGENSAPVRAAVLARLGVLGAAADEAANRAAVRGQSGLISAPGALPALVINTNEERMIAEQTRALLAEVKA; this is translated from the coding sequence ATGTGGACGCTGGTGCTCAACTGCGGCTCAAGCAGCGTGAAGTTTGCCCTGCTGAATCTGGACGATGATCGCGTGGGCCTCTCCGGGCTGGCCGAGCGGCTGGGGTCGGCAGGAGCCTCGGCACGGCTGGACGTGGGGGGTGAGCGGCGGACCGCCGAGCTGGGGGGCGGCAGCTACGCCGAAGCCTTTGCGGTGCTGGCCGGGGCGCTGGACGACCTGGGCGTGCGGGCGCAGGTGGGCGCGGTCGGCCACCGCGTGGTGCACGGCGGCGAGCGCTTTCACGCCCCGGTGCGCCTGACGGACGAAGTGCTGGGCGAGATCCGCGCCTGCGTGCCGCTGGCGCCGCTGCACAACCCCGCCAACATCGCTGGGATTGAGGCGGCGCAGGCGGCCTTTCCCGACGCGGCCCATGTGGCGGTCTTCGACACGGCCTTTCACCAGACCATGCCGGAAGTGGCCTACCGCTACCCGGTGCCGGGGGACTGGTACCGCCAGCATGGGGTGCGCCGCTACGGCTTTCACGGCACCAGCCACGCCTACGTGGCCGCCCGCGCCGCCGAGGTGCTCGGTCGCCCGCTGGCCGAGCTGAACCTCGTCACCGCGCATCTGGGCAACGGCTGCAGCGTGTGTGCCGTGGCGGGCGGGCGCAGCGTGGACACCAGCATGGGCCTGACCCCCCTGGAAGGGCTGGTCATGGGCACCCGCAGCGGCGATGTGGACCCAGGCTTGCACGATTACATTGCGCGGCAGGCGGGCCTGAGCCTTTCGGAAGTCACCTCGGCCCTGAACAAGGAGAGCGGCCTGCTGGGGCTCTCGGGCCTCAGCAACGACATGCGCGAACTGGAAGAGGCCGCCGGGCGGGGACACGCGGGCGCGCGGCTGGCGCTGGATGTGTTCGTCTACCGGCTGGCCAAGCAGATGGCCGGCATGGCGGTGGCCCTGGGCCGGGTGGACGCCCTGGTGTTCACTGGCGGAATTGGGGAGAACAGCGCACCTGTGCGCGCGGCGGTGCTGGCGCGCCTGGGCGTGCTGGGGGCAGCGGCCGACGAGGCGGCCAACCGGGCGGCGGTCCGGGGGCAATCGGGCCTGATCAGTGCGCCGGGGGCGCTGCCGGCGCTGGTGATCAACACGAACGAGGAACGCATGATCGCCGAGCAGACCCGCGCCCTGCTGGCCGAGGTGAAGGCATGA
- a CDS encoding ribonuclease H family protein — MTVPRHQRATLSVAETPDGAGYVLDGVPYGLPSPLPLSAAELAARHAAALDFRALIPGAGEEDRAQQAAALAGALARLAAGQPLDTAAQAALQADHPHATGPVLIRTDGSADKQSGSLSLGYLLGDRPYGAVLRGALGHEGLAEREAIRVALTHARALGHTAFQVQSDHKFHVRRYDEALIHRGRRKSPSLERLYALVDELGSAVTFTYTPTLDTDAPHRLALHARALERLSRGLPLSRAQAVALRRVHYALKAGGKGLY, encoded by the coding sequence GTGACCGTTCCCCGCCACCAGCGCGCCACCCTCAGCGTGGCCGAGACCCCGGATGGCGCGGGCTACGTGTTGGACGGCGTGCCTTACGGCCTGCCTTCTCCCCTGCCCCTGAGCGCCGCCGAACTGGCGGCCCGGCACGCGGCGGCGCTGGATTTCCGGGCGCTGATCCCAGGAGCAGGGGAAGAGGACCGCGCCCAGCAGGCCGCCGCACTGGCCGGGGCCCTGGCACGACTGGCGGCTGGACAGCCCCTGGACACGGCGGCGCAGGCGGCGCTGCAGGCCGACCACCCCCACGCCACTGGCCCTGTCCTGATTCGCACCGATGGCAGCGCCGACAAGCAGAGCGGCTCGCTGAGCCTGGGCTATCTGCTGGGGGACCGCCCCTACGGGGCCGTGCTGCGCGGGGCCCTGGGCCACGAAGGGCTGGCCGAGCGCGAGGCCATCCGCGTGGCCCTGACCCACGCCCGCGCGCTGGGCCACACAGCCTTTCAGGTGCAGAGCGACCACAAGTTTCATGTGCGCCGCTACGACGAGGCCCTGATTCACCGGGGCCGCCGCAAGTCGCCGTCGCTGGAGCGGCTGTACGCCCTGGTGGACGAACTGGGCTCAGCCGTGACCTTCACCTACACCCCCACCCTGGACACCGACGCCCCACACCGACTGGCCCTGCACGCCCGCGCCCTGGAGCGGCTTTCGCGCGGGCTGCCGCTCTCGCGGGCACAGGCAGTGGCGCTGCGCCGGGTGCACTACGCACTGAAAGCTGGAGGAAAGGGGCTGTACTGA
- a CDS encoding winged helix-turn-helix transcriptional regulator — protein MKYGHAVVSRPECGVERTMQVIGGKWTTLILRDLLGGRRRFSDLKRTLGRVSPKTLTERLRQLEAQGLVTRTVYAEVPPRVEYALTEQGQSLGEIIAAMARWGSRWTPPGGPGEAAEHQPVSAAP, from the coding sequence ATGAAATACGGCCATGCGGTGGTCAGCCGCCCGGAATGCGGCGTGGAGCGCACCATGCAGGTGATCGGCGGCAAGTGGACCACCCTGATTCTGCGCGACCTGCTGGGCGGCCGGCGGCGCTTCAGCGACCTGAAACGCACCCTGGGGCGCGTGTCGCCCAAGACCCTCACCGAGCGGCTGCGGCAGCTCGAAGCCCAGGGCCTCGTGACCCGCACCGTTTACGCCGAGGTGCCCCCCCGGGTGGAATACGCCCTGACCGAGCAGGGCCAGAGCCTGGGCGAGATCATTGCGGCGATGGCCCGCTGGGGCAGCCGCTGGACCCCGCCCGGCGGCCCCGGGGAAGCGGCAGAGCACCAGCCGGTCAGCGCCGCGCCATGA
- a CDS encoding NADP-dependent oxidoreductase: MRAARVHHFGGPEVLRVEEVPWPAPQGDELLVRVAASSINATDLALRSGSLGPLAARQLPLTVGFDVCGEVVACGPRVTAFRPGERVYALLGLRAGGSAEYVTVRQGRAARAPATVSAVQAAAVPLAGLTALQALRAQGGLQPHSTGPRPRVLVYGAAGGIGSFAVGLARVLGAQVTGVARPEKHTFVQALGADEVLAPADLDWTQAGPWDVVLDTPPALGFAAVRPALGPRGVLVSTRPLPTRLGDAAAMLPWRGPHPRLATIHTAERGLDLAFLARLIDGGELSVPVDRVFPLQDIAAAHRYAEGDEVRGKVVVGVAEN, translated from the coding sequence GTGAGGGCCGCCCGGGTGCACCACTTCGGGGGCCCCGAGGTGCTGCGCGTGGAGGAGGTGCCCTGGCCCGCCCCCCAGGGCGACGAACTGCTGGTGCGTGTGGCGGCCAGCAGCATCAACGCAACTGATCTGGCACTTCGCTCAGGCAGCCTGGGTCCACTGGCCGCGCGGCAACTGCCCCTGACCGTGGGCTTTGACGTGTGCGGCGAGGTGGTGGCCTGCGGGCCGCGTGTGACGGCCTTCCGGCCCGGCGAGCGGGTGTACGCCCTGCTGGGCCTGCGCGCTGGCGGCAGCGCTGAGTATGTCACCGTGCGGCAGGGCCGGGCCGCGCGGGCGCCTGCCACGGTGTCGGCGGTGCAGGCGGCGGCCGTGCCCCTGGCCGGTCTGACGGCCCTGCAGGCCCTGCGTGCCCAGGGTGGCTTGCAGCCCCACAGCACGGGTCCCCGCCCCCGGGTGCTGGTGTACGGCGCGGCGGGCGGCATTGGTTCCTTCGCCGTGGGGCTGGCCCGCGTGCTGGGCGCCCAGGTGACTGGCGTGGCCCGCCCTGAAAAGCACACCTTCGTGCAGGCCCTGGGTGCCGACGAGGTGCTGGCGCCGGCTGACCTGGACTGGACCCAGGCTGGCCCCTGGGACGTGGTGCTGGACACGCCACCCGCCCTGGGCTTTGCGGCGGTGCGCCCGGCACTGGGCCCGCGCGGCGTTCTGGTCAGCACCCGCCCGCTGCCCACCCGCCTGGGCGACGCAGCCGCCATGCTGCCCTGGCGCGGCCCCCACCCCCGCTTGGCGACCATCCACACCGCCGAACGCGGCCTGGACCTCGCTTTTCTGGCCCGCCTGATTGACGGCGGCGAATTGTCCGTGCCGGTAGACCGGGTGTTTCCACTGCAGGATATTGCTGCAGCCCACCGCTACGCCGAGGGCGACGAAGTACGCGGCAAGGTGGTGGTGGGGGTGGCTGAGAACTGA
- a CDS encoding NAD(P)-dependent oxidoreductase, whose amino-acid sequence MKLALLGATGRTGRLVLDQALARGHEVQALARRPEVLSTRPGLTVVAGHLKDEAALQAVLRGADAVLSALGPVKGDAGGVMTQAAQVLVRRMPEAGVRRVVSLTGAGVPFAGDVPGPVDHIFRTLLRVLQGDVLRDATEHVRLLRTSDLDWTVVRAPMLTDGPAGPVRSGPVGRTGPRVPRASVAAFMLDAAEQGTFSRQAPAVSA is encoded by the coding sequence ATGAAGCTGGCCCTGCTGGGTGCCACTGGCCGCACCGGGCGCTTGGTGCTGGATCAGGCGCTGGCCCGGGGCCACGAGGTGCAGGCGCTGGCACGCCGCCCCGAAGTGCTGAGCACTCGCCCGGGGCTGACGGTGGTGGCGGGTCACCTGAAGGACGAGGCCGCCCTTCAGGCCGTGCTGCGCGGGGCCGACGCGGTGCTCAGCGCGCTGGGCCCGGTCAAGGGCGATGCGGGCGGCGTGATGACCCAGGCCGCCCAGGTGCTGGTGCGCCGTATGCCCGAAGCGGGGGTGCGCCGGGTGGTCAGCCTGACCGGGGCTGGCGTGCCCTTCGCCGGGGACGTGCCGGGCCCGGTGGACCACATCTTCCGCACGCTGCTGAGGGTCCTGCAGGGCGACGTGCTGCGTGACGCCACGGAACACGTGCGTCTGCTGAGGACCTCGGACCTGGACTGGACCGTGGTGCGCGCGCCGATGCTCACCGATGGGCCGGCCGGACCCGTGCGCTCCGGGCCGGTGGGGCGCACGGGCCCGCGTGTGCCGCGCGCCAGTGTGGCCGCCTTCATGCTGGACGCCGCCGAGCAGGGCACCTTCTCGCGCCAGGCGCCGGCCGTCAGTGCGTAG
- the pta gene encoding phosphate acetyltransferase produces MKTLFVAPTRNGVGLTSTALGLTRALERQGLKVAFLKPIAQTHETRTDDSVHFARTLAHLSTPDPIALAQAEEQLSHGGEEDLMESVVALAREATAGSADVLVAEGLALTERNTYAAALNASLARNLEADTVLVSSLAGVGAGELADELEITAQGYRRSDGSGLSGYVLNFAPPALDYGTLMAELRSRSRVLASGELPLLGVVSSSADLTAPRTLDVARHLQAEVVNEGEAALRRVTSTVVTARTVPKMAHLFVPGALVVTPGDREDVIMAAALSHLSGVPLAGLMFTSGSAPEDSIDRLCRAALGSTLPVLRVETNSFQTASRLSRLDARVPHDDLSRMERILDFMADRLDTVPLGTRLRAPVRSGERRLPPSAFRYELIQKARAAGKRIVLPEGDEPRTVKAAIRCTEKGIARCVLLAKPDRVRQVAEGQGLVLPDGLEILDPDTVRHQYVAPMVELRKNKGLTAPQAEAQLEDTVVLGTMMLALGEVDGLVSGAIHTTANTVRPALQLIKTAPGAGLVSSVFFMLMPEQVLVYGDAAINPNPGAEELADIAIQSADSARAFGITPRVAMLSYSTGESGSGEDVEKVKAATALVRERRPDIVVDGPMQYDAASVLSVGQQKAPGSPVAGRATVFIFPDLNTGNTTYKAVQRAAGVVAVGPMLQGLRKPVNDLSRGALVDDIVYTIALTAIQATQVAGQG; encoded by the coding sequence ATGAAAACCCTGTTTGTGGCGCCCACCCGCAACGGCGTGGGCCTGACCAGCACCGCCCTGGGCCTCACCCGCGCGCTGGAACGCCAGGGCCTGAAGGTGGCGTTTCTGAAGCCCATTGCCCAGACGCATGAGACCCGTACCGATGACAGCGTACATTTTGCCCGCACCCTGGCGCATCTGAGTACGCCTGACCCCATTGCCCTGGCGCAGGCCGAAGAACAGCTGAGCCACGGCGGCGAAGAAGACCTGATGGAAAGCGTGGTGGCCCTCGCCCGCGAGGCGACGGCGGGCAGCGCCGACGTGCTGGTGGCCGAGGGGCTGGCGCTGACCGAGCGCAACACCTACGCCGCAGCCCTGAATGCCAGCCTCGCGCGCAACCTGGAAGCCGACACCGTGCTGGTGTCGAGCCTCGCCGGGGTGGGCGCGGGCGAACTGGCCGACGAACTGGAGATCACCGCGCAGGGCTACCGCCGCAGCGACGGCAGCGGCCTGAGCGGCTACGTGCTGAACTTTGCGCCGCCCGCGCTGGACTACGGCACCCTGATGGCCGAGTTGCGCTCCCGCAGCCGCGTGCTGGCCAGCGGCGAACTGCCGCTGCTGGGCGTGGTGTCCAGTTCGGCCGACCTCACGGCCCCGCGCACCCTGGACGTGGCCCGGCACCTGCAGGCCGAGGTGGTCAACGAAGGCGAGGCCGCCCTGCGCCGCGTAACCAGCACCGTGGTCACGGCGCGCACGGTACCCAAGATGGCGCACCTGTTCGTGCCCGGCGCCCTGGTGGTCACGCCTGGGGACCGCGAGGACGTAATCATGGCCGCCGCCCTGTCGCACCTCAGCGGGGTGCCGCTGGCGGGGCTGATGTTCACCTCGGGCAGCGCACCCGAGGACTCCATTGACCGGCTGTGCCGCGCGGCGCTGGGCAGCACCCTGCCGGTGCTGCGGGTGGAGACAAACTCGTTTCAGACCGCCTCGCGGCTCTCGCGGCTGGACGCCCGGGTGCCGCACGACGACCTGAGCCGCATGGAACGCATTCTGGACTTCATGGCTGACCGCCTGGACACGGTGCCGCTGGGCACCCGCCTGCGCGCGCCTGTCCGCAGCGGCGAGCGGCGCCTGCCCCCCAGCGCCTTTCGCTACGAGCTGATTCAGAAGGCGCGCGCCGCCGGCAAACGCATCGTGCTGCCCGAGGGCGACGAGCCGCGCACGGTCAAGGCCGCCATTCGCTGCACCGAGAAGGGCATTGCCCGCTGCGTGCTGCTGGCCAAGCCGGACCGGGTGCGGCAGGTGGCCGAGGGGCAGGGCCTCGTGCTGCCCGATGGTCTGGAGATTCTGGACCCGGACACCGTGCGCCACCAGTACGTGGCCCCCATGGTGGAGTTGCGCAAGAACAAGGGCCTGACCGCCCCGCAGGCCGAAGCGCAGCTGGAAGACACCGTGGTGCTGGGCACCATGATGCTGGCGCTGGGCGAGGTGGACGGGCTGGTGTCTGGCGCCATTCACACCACCGCCAACACCGTGCGCCCGGCCCTGCAGCTGATCAAGACCGCGCCGGGCGCCGGGCTGGTGAGTTCGGTGTTTTTCATGCTGATGCCTGAACAGGTGCTGGTGTACGGCGACGCCGCCATCAACCCCAACCCGGGCGCCGAGGAACTGGCCGATATCGCCATTCAGAGCGCCGACAGTGCGCGCGCCTTCGGGATTACGCCCCGGGTGGCGATGCTGTCGTATTCCACCGGGGAATCGGGCAGTGGCGAGGACGTGGAGAAGGTCAAGGCCGCCACCGCACTGGTGCGCGAGCGCCGCCCCGACATCGTGGTGGACGGCCCCATGCAGTACGACGCCGCCAGCGTGCTATCGGTGGGCCAGCAGAAGGCGCCGGGCAGCCCGGTGGCCGGGCGCGCCACCGTCTTTATCTTCCCGGACCTGAACACCGGCAACACCACCTACAAGGCCGTGCAGCGCGCCGCCGGGGTGGTGGCGGTGGGCCCCATGTTGCAGGGCCTGCGCAAGCCGGTCAATGACCTCTCGCGCGGCGCGCTGGTGGATGACATCGTGTACACCATCGCCCTGACCGCTATTCAGGCGACACAGGTGGCGGGGCAGGGGTAA